In a single window of the Manis pentadactyla isolate mManPen7 chromosome 14, mManPen7.hap1, whole genome shotgun sequence genome:
- the ZNF280B gene encoding zinc finger protein 280B isoform X2, whose product MAAGPCPFQPDSAPSGCHQGASGRAHAPDPASRPIRWQRSEPRRPCALTWQPITGGSGRACGGAGGVCGARGAEEASSPRASPGGRLGPDELQATTGRRRTGTESRLPSGV is encoded by the coding sequence ATGGCGGCGGGCCCCTGCCCTTTTCAGCCTGACTCAGCGCCCAGCGGTTGCCACCAGGGGGCGTCAGGGCGCGCGCATGCGCCCGATCCGGCCTCCCGGCCAATCAGATGGCAGCGCTCGGAGCCGCGCCGACCTTGCGCCCTCACCTGGCAGCCAATCACAGGTGGCAGCGGGCGCGCGTGCGGGGGAGCCGGCGGAGTCTGCGGCGCCCGGGGCGCGGAGGAGGCGTCGTCCCCTCGGGCCTCGCCGGGGGGGCGTCTCGGGCCCGATGAGCTGCAGGCAACTACGGGACGGCGGCGGACCGGGACG
- the ZNF280B gene encoding zinc finger protein 280B isoform X1, whose product MEQPCMLYEEGREPEPEKSIKETKQVGDEDAELIFVGVEHVNRDAELIFVGVTSNSKPVVSNILNRVTPGSCSRRKRFGHLRKDAACNLQPFHRVTPTPAAVNVLPVSESDSRSTYSPVIIEPLSKADCKNNSPRVVPDSCAESCSPVVTFTSSLQHPEGLALSEGGTNKSPSISKRLSTSKVNTVNPKRPELSDGVTEGYISALPPAGVFHTVTTQQSTPSSLVHTSLSHVQDGASSPTAFPKDSVHFRSVNPGGENKLAKTDLLGLASQNKTVDPNKGTLIVSLRDFYYGQHKGDGQPEKKTHTTFKCLRCLKVLKNVKFMNHMKHHLELEKQRSDSWEVHTTCHHCHRQFPTPFQLQCHTERVHTTQELSIVCKICELSFETDQVLLEHMKDNHKPGEMPYVCQVCNYRSSAFADVDTHFRTCHENTKNLLCPFCLKIFKTATPYMCHYKGHWEKSVHQCSKCRLQFLTFKEKMEHKTQCHQMFKKPQQLEGLPPETKVVIQVSLGPLRPGSVEVASITVSTSDSEPSPPRSKSRVSKNSY is encoded by the coding sequence atggagCAACCGTGTATGTTATATGAGGAAGGACGAGAGCCAGAGCCGGAGAAGAGCATCAAAGAGACCAAACAAGTAGGTGATGAAGATGCTGAACTGATCTTTGTTGGGGTGGAACATGTAAACAGAGATGCTGAACTGATCTTTGTTGGGGTGACTTCAAATTCAAAACCAGTCGTTTCAAATATTTTGAACAGAGTCACCCCAGGTTCGTGTTCAAGGAGAAAAAGGTTTGGTCATCTCAGAAAAGATGCTGCTTGCAATTTGCAGCCTTTTCATCGTGTGACCCCTACACCAGCTGCAGTGAATGTCTTGCCAGTTTCTGAATCTGACTCAAGATCAACATATAGTCCTGTTATTATTGAGCCTTTGTCTAAAGCTGAttgcaaaaataattcaccgCGAGTCGTGCCTGATAGCTGTGCAGAGTCATGTTCTCCTGTGGTCACTTTCACGAGTTCACTGCAGCACCCGGAGGGATTAGCACTTTCTGAGGGAGGTACGAATAAAAGTCCTTCCATATCAAAGCGACTTTCCACTTCTAAAGTAAACACTGTAAATCCCAAAAGGCCTGAGCTCAGTGATGGAGTCACAGAGGGATATATTTCAGCATTGCCTCCTGCAGGCGTCTTTCATACAGTGACTACTCAGCAAAGCACACCCTCAAGCCTTGTTCATACTTCATTAAGCCATGTTCAGGATGGAGCATCTTCTCCAACAGCTTTTCCAAAGGACAGTGTCCATTTCAGGTCTGTAAATCCTGGTGGGGAAAATAAACTGGCCAAAACAGACTTACTGGGTCTAGCAAGTCAAAATAAGACTGTTGATCCCAACAAAGGAACTCTGATTGTGTCACTTCGTGACTTTTACTACGGACAGCATAAAGGAGATGGGCAGCCTGAAAAGAAGACTCATACAACTTTCAAATGCCTCAGGTGCTTGAAAGTTCTAAAAAATGTCAAGTTTATGAATCATATGAAACATCATTTGGAACTTGAGAAGCAGAGGAGTGACAGCTGGGAAGTCCACACCACCTGCCACCACTGCCACCGGCAGTTTCCCACTCCCTTCCAATTGCAGTGTCACACTGAAAGAGTACACACTACCCAGGAGCTCTCCATTGTCTGTAAAATTTGTGAGTTGTCATTCGAAACAGATCAGGTTCTCTTAGAACACATGAAGGACAATCATAAGCCTGGTGAAATGCCCTATGTGTGCCAGGTTTGCAATTACAGGTCATCGGCCTTTGCCGATGTGGACACACATTTCAGAACATGCCATGAAAACACTAAGAATTTGCTTTGTCCGTTTTGTCTCAAAATTTTCAAAACTGCAACACCGTACATGTGTCATTATAAAGGACACTGGGAAAAGAGTGTTCACCAGTGTTCCAAATGCCGGCTACAGTTTTTAACtttcaaagagaaaatggaaCACAAGACCCAGTGTCATCAAATGTTTAAGAAACCTCAGCAACTAGAAGGTTTGCCTCCTGAAACAAAAGTTGTTATTCAAGTGTCACTGGGTCCTCTGCGACCAGGATCAGTGGAAGTAGCATCCATTACTGTGAGCACATCTGATTCTGAACCATCACCTCCCAGGTCTAAAAGTAGAGTTTCAAAAAACTCATATTAA